From a region of the Helianthus annuus cultivar XRQ/B chromosome 5, HanXRQr2.0-SUNRISE, whole genome shotgun sequence genome:
- the LOC110942945 gene encoding uncharacterized protein LOC110942945 produces the protein MDPSLAVVLENMSRELKEIKAKVDKCEYCRGGHDTSTCPLLVGEEQVDFVEGGFGRGQSSGFAQNPNRGLGSLFGGGSNGQVKEGGSSSQVQTGQGSSYDLGGSLERMEAMMSQLIVKDQTTQKKLSEHDLMLKNHQATFQDLQRVVGDMSRKLEERLPDHFAGNTQPNPNAHVKAITTRSGKTIGDPSVEERVVEEDEEIVDEEIEVEAPGKVQSRLRPASTAQPGESQGEKRVEKPPVVVRPSPLVDLSRVPFPSRLRNQKYSNEYGHFLDIFKQLKINLPFIEALQSMPKYAKFLKDLLRNKEKLGELSNVPLHGGCSAVVSNKLPEKLTDPGIFTIPCLFGSNTNTKALADLGASINLMPFPLYEKLDLGELSPTRMTLSLADRSVKHPRGIVENLLVKVDKFIFPADFVILDMEADENVPLILGRPFLNTAKAPIDVFLGTITLRAGEESIVFKVMNSRGPSDRVQVVSLVGEYEKDERYEEKVMSDPSLEKVIGLKCGDPPDRKVEELEERMVHLESKIETLSKARCGDSIRYGEYRFKPPGEELRGGERDKSVWGDLGNDRYNGATARECVFGGELHLYDPP, from the exons ATGGATCCTAGTTTAGCCGTTGTTTTGGAAAACATGTCTAGGGAACTTAAGGAAATTAAGGCTAAGGTAGACAAATGTGAGTATTGTCGAGGGGGTCATGATACGAGTACGTGTCCATTGCTAGTTGGTGAGGAGCAAGTTGATTTCGTAGAAGGAGGTTTCGGTAGAGGTCAATCTAGCGGGTTTG ctcaaaatccaaATAGGGGTCTAGGTTCACTCTTTGGTGGGGGTTCAAATGGGCAGGTCAAAGAAGGGGGGTCAAGTAGTCAGGTTCAAACAGGCCAGGGTTCAAGTTATGATCTAGGGGGTAGTCTAGAAAGAATGGAAGCAATGATGAGTCAATTAATTGTTAAGGACCAAACCACCCAAAAGAAACTTAGCGAACATGACCTTATGCTTAAGAACCACCAAGCTACTTTCCAAGACCTTCAAAGGGTTGTAGGTGATATGTCTAGGAAGTTAGAGGAGAGATTACCCGATCATTTTGCGGGTAACACCCAACCTAACCCGAATGCTCATGTAAAGGCCATTACTACTCGTAGTGGCAAAACAATAGGGGACCCTAGTGTTGAGGAGAGAGTAGTTGAGGAAGATGAAGAGATTGTAGATGAAGAGATTGAGGTGGAGGCTCCCGGAAAAGTGCAATCGAGGCTgcgcccagcaagtaccgcacagccAGGTGAGTCTCAAGGTGAGAAGAGAGTAGAGAAACCTCCCGTAGTTGTTAGGCCTTCGCCTCTAGTAGACCTTTCGCGTGTCCCGTTTCCTTCACGTCTTAGGAACCAAAAATACTCTAATGAATATGGGCACTTCTTAGATATTTTCAAGCAGTTGAAGATTAATCTTCCTTTTATCGAGGCACTCCAGTCCATGCCTAAATATGCGAAATTTTTAAAGGACCTTCTTAGGAATAAGGAGAAGTTAGGGGAGTTGTCGAATGTCCCATTGCATGGAGGGTGTTCGGCCGTTGTCTCAAATAAGCTTCCCGAAAAGCTTACCGATCCCGGTATTTTCACTATTCCTTGTCTTTTCGGTAGTAACACCAATACTAAAGCTTTAGCCGACCTAGGTGCTAGCATCAATTTGATGCCCTTTCCTCTTTACGAGAAGCTAGACTTAGGCGAGCTTTCACCTACCCGAATGACATTATCCTTAGCTGATAGGTCTGTGAAACACCCGAGGGGCATAGTTGAGAATTTGCTTGTTAAAGTTGACAAGTTTATTTTTCCGGCCGATTTCGTCATTCTCGACATGGAAGCCGATGAAAACGTACCGTTAATTTTAGGACGCCCGTTCTTGAACACTGCTAAAGCTCCCATAGATGTCTTTTTAGGCACCATCACACTTAGAGCGGGCGAGGAATCAATAGTTTTTAAGGTTATGAATTCGAGAGGGCCTAGTGATAGAGTGCAGGTGGTATCGTTAGTGGGTGAGTATGAGAAGGACGAGAGATATGAGGAGAAGGTGATGAGTGATCCGAGTCTAGAGAAGGTGATAGgactcaagtgtggggatccaCCGGATAGGAAAGTAGAGGAATTAGAGGAGAGAATGGTGCATTTAGAATCTAAGATAGAGACGCTGAGCAAAGCTCGGTGTGGGGATAGTATTCGATATGGAGAGTATAGATTCAAACCGCCAGGTGAGGAGTTGAGAGGTGGTGAGAGAGATAAGAGTGTTTGGGGTGATTTAGGAAATGATAGGTATAATGGTGCTACAGCCCGTGAGTGTGTGTTTGGAGGTGAGCTGCATCTCTATGATCCTCCATAA